One genomic segment of Luteitalea sp. includes these proteins:
- the hrcA gene encoding heat-inducible transcription repressor HrcA — MTSSAGTRGGSPPALDFPERLQRLLALLVRTYIERGEPVSSLWLARESRLGLSSATVRNMLGQLEGLGYLQQPHSSAGRVPTDQGYRFHVDLLLHARRPLRDVPEAEARLRRVGSVDHVLSEVSHELSRVAHGVGFAVSPDSETTRLRRIEFVAFDAARVLVVLVAADGQVTHTLLEIEEQVSPSELVEAANYLNQEFAGHTLVEIRQAVLERLARERVLYDRLLARALRLAQSSLAELTLPGAVFIHGASSLVDESLLQSSRLTLEALRALIVIMEEKHRLLRILDQYIDTPGLTVVIGTEHTDPTLQRFSLVCSTFVGGDRSGAVGVIGPTRMRYSRAIAAVDRASQAVSRLLVTGAGPAEGAS, encoded by the coding sequence ATGACCTCGTCTGCAGGAACGCGCGGCGGGTCACCGCCCGCCTTGGATTTTCCCGAACGGCTCCAACGGCTCCTCGCACTGCTCGTGCGCACGTATATCGAGCGCGGCGAGCCGGTGTCATCGCTGTGGCTGGCACGCGAGAGCCGTCTCGGCCTCTCGTCGGCAACAGTGCGCAACATGCTCGGCCAACTCGAAGGGCTCGGCTACCTGCAGCAACCGCACTCGTCGGCTGGTCGGGTTCCGACGGATCAGGGGTACCGGTTCCACGTCGACCTGCTGCTCCATGCACGGCGGCCGCTCCGCGACGTCCCAGAGGCGGAGGCCCGGCTGCGGCGCGTGGGCTCGGTCGATCACGTGCTCTCGGAAGTCTCACACGAGCTCTCGCGCGTGGCGCATGGCGTCGGCTTCGCGGTATCGCCCGACAGTGAGACGACCAGGTTGCGGCGCATCGAGTTCGTGGCCTTCGACGCCGCGCGCGTGCTCGTGGTGCTGGTGGCCGCCGACGGACAGGTGACGCACACGTTGCTCGAGATCGAGGAGCAGGTGTCGCCCTCCGAGCTCGTCGAAGCCGCCAATTACTTGAATCAGGAGTTTGCGGGGCACACGCTCGTGGAGATCCGCCAAGCGGTCCTCGAGCGGCTCGCACGCGAGCGCGTGCTCTACGATCGGCTGCTGGCGCGGGCGTTGCGATTGGCGCAGAGCTCGTTGGCGGAACTGACCCTGCCAGGGGCGGTGTTCATTCACGGGGCATCATCGCTCGTCGACGAGTCGCTCTTGCAGAGCTCACGACTGACGCTCGAGGCGTTGCGCGCCCTCATCGTGATCATGGAGGAGAAGCACCGGCTCTTGCGGATTCTCGACCAGTACATCGATACCCCTGGGCTGACCGTCGTCATTGGAACAGAGCACACGGACCCGACGCTGCAGCGCTTCAGCCTCGTCTGCTCCACATTCGTGGGCGGAGACCGGAGCGGCGCGGTGGGGGTCATCGGCCCAACGCGCATGCGCTACTCACGGGCAATTGCTGCCGTCGATCGAGCGTCGCAGGCCGTCAGCCGACTGCTCGTCACTGGCGCAGGCCCCGCTGAGGGAGCTTCGTAA
- a CDS encoding PBP1A family penicillin-binding protein, protein MGADTVVPGAPRRSPRRYNRRTRAELRRGRRSRRRSRLNWWVLGLVGLVGPLLVMGLVLAYLFVTVSREVDRFVTGSQSRALPHVYARAFTVKRGQSLTDRQLVERLNDLGYSQRAPVANPGEFAIGRQAVALVPRTGDHRGRIVRVVFQQAPQGTSGRVQRIELLRAGTMPTLTLDAPLLTAVASGAREKRRQVTLAQIPERMQQAVLAIEDRRFYSHPGLDVVRTIAAAVTNVRGDRPYLVGASTLTQQLVKNSFLTPEKSYWRKLQEAVLAVVLERRLEKPAILELYLNDVYLGHWGSFALRGVAEGARLFFEKDVKNLTLSEAATIAGVIQSPNHYSPFRHRARARTRRNVVLRAMVDAGFITRDIGERAAAEPLIVQARALDAEAPYFVDYVMRLVGQSLTAPSSRAITIQTTLDLHLQRLAQEAVASGLERVDRALARRRTRRGAAQAALVAVDPRTGDVLALVGGRWYNSSQYNRAVSARRQPGSIFKPFVYLAAFERARIERRTDLTPATVVIDEPTTFVDGDKTWTPANYENEYDGPITLRRALARSRNIATIKVAEMAGYDRVAEVWRRVGSRASPRPYPAITLGVFEVTPLEIAEAYTLFANLGEVRPLRVIDRLMLDNREIRTPRQPRTRAVASPQATFLVTSMMRSVLDEGTGAAARAAGFQPDAAGKSGTTNDLRDAWFVGFTPELLTVVWVGLDDNTPVGLSGSSAALPIWTRFMQRALSGHERVSFPVPDDIAFADIDPETGERAGPLCPTRINEVFLEGTEPTTICQVHHHWVPQPLPVGSEQGEGVIR, encoded by the coding sequence TTGGGTGCTGACACCGTAGTGCCCGGCGCTCCTCGACGCTCGCCCCGGCGATACAACCGGCGCACCAGGGCGGAGCTGCGCCGAGGCCGCCGGTCTCGGCGCCGATCCCGTCTCAACTGGTGGGTGCTCGGGCTCGTGGGCTTGGTCGGCCCGCTGTTGGTCATGGGGCTCGTGCTCGCCTATCTGTTCGTGACCGTGTCCCGCGAGGTCGACCGCTTCGTCACCGGCAGTCAGTCACGCGCGCTCCCGCACGTGTACGCACGCGCGTTCACCGTGAAGCGTGGTCAGTCGTTGACCGATCGCCAGCTCGTGGAGCGGCTCAATGACCTCGGTTACTCGCAACGCGCGCCTGTCGCGAACCCGGGCGAGTTCGCCATTGGTCGCCAGGCCGTGGCGCTCGTGCCTCGCACGGGTGATCATCGGGGGCGCATCGTCCGCGTGGTCTTCCAACAGGCACCGCAGGGAACGTCCGGGCGCGTGCAGCGGATCGAGCTCCTTCGTGCCGGCACGATGCCCACCCTCACGCTCGATGCGCCGCTGCTCACGGCGGTGGCGAGCGGCGCCCGCGAGAAACGGCGGCAGGTAACGCTTGCCCAGATTCCCGAACGCATGCAGCAGGCGGTGCTCGCCATCGAGGATCGCCGGTTCTACTCGCATCCTGGCCTCGATGTGGTGCGCACGATCGCCGCGGCGGTCACAAACGTGCGCGGCGATCGTCCATACCTGGTCGGTGCGAGCACGCTCACGCAGCAGCTCGTCAAGAACTCCTTCCTCACGCCGGAGAAGTCCTATTGGCGGAAGCTCCAGGAAGCCGTGCTGGCGGTTGTTCTCGAGCGACGTTTGGAGAAGCCAGCGATACTCGAGCTCTACCTGAACGACGTCTACCTCGGACACTGGGGATCGTTCGCGCTTCGCGGTGTCGCCGAAGGCGCGCGGCTCTTCTTCGAAAAGGACGTGAAGAATCTCACGTTGAGCGAGGCCGCCACGATCGCCGGCGTCATTCAGAGCCCGAATCACTATTCACCGTTCCGGCACCGGGCCCGCGCGCGTACTCGCCGCAATGTCGTGCTGCGCGCGATGGTCGACGCCGGCTTCATCACGCGGGACATCGGCGAGCGCGCGGCGGCCGAGCCGCTCATCGTCCAGGCACGCGCGCTCGATGCCGAGGCGCCGTATTTCGTCGACTACGTCATGCGACTGGTGGGCCAAAGCCTGACGGCACCCAGCTCGCGCGCGATCACCATCCAGACGACGTTGGATCTGCATCTCCAGCGGCTGGCGCAAGAGGCCGTTGCCTCCGGCCTCGAGCGTGTCGATCGCGCGTTGGCACGGCGTCGGACCCGGCGTGGCGCTGCGCAAGCGGCCCTGGTGGCGGTCGATCCGCGCACCGGCGACGTCCTCGCGCTCGTTGGAGGGCGGTGGTACAACTCGTCGCAGTACAACCGAGCCGTGAGCGCCCGCCGCCAACCGGGATCGATCTTCAAGCCCTTCGTCTACCTCGCCGCGTTCGAGCGCGCACGGATCGAGCGGCGCACAGACCTGACGCCAGCAACCGTGGTCATCGATGAGCCGACCACCTTTGTCGATGGCGACAAGACCTGGACGCCGGCCAACTACGAGAACGAGTACGACGGGCCGATTACGTTACGCCGAGCGCTCGCGCGATCACGCAATATTGCGACAATCAAGGTCGCGGAGATGGCCGGCTACGATCGCGTGGCGGAGGTCTGGCGTCGTGTGGGCAGCCGTGCCTCTCCGCGCCCCTATCCCGCCATCACGCTCGGCGTGTTCGAGGTCACACCGCTGGAGATCGCCGAAGCCTACACGCTGTTTGCCAACCTCGGCGAGGTGCGGCCACTGCGCGTGATCGATCGGCTCATGCTCGACAATCGGGAGATACGCACGCCACGCCAGCCTCGCACTCGCGCCGTCGCCTCGCCGCAAGCGACGTTCCTGGTCACGAGCATGATGCGCAGCGTGCTCGACGAAGGCACCGGCGCGGCCGCGCGCGCGGCAGGGTTCCAGCCGGATGCGGCCGGCAAGTCGGGCACCACGAACGACCTGCGCGATGCCTGGTTCGTCGGCTTCACGCCCGAGCTGCTCACCGTTGTCTGGGTCGGGCTCGACGACAACACCCCGGTCGGCCTCAGCGGCTCGAGCGCCGCGCTACCGATCTGGACGCGCTTCATGCAGCGCGCGTTGTCCGGGCACGAGCGCGTATCGTTTCCGGTACCGGACGACATTGCGTTCGCGGACATCGATCCGGAAACTGGCGAGCGGGCAGGCCCACTCTGCCCCACGCGCATCAACGAAGTGTTCCTCGAAGGCACCGAGCCAACCACGATCTGCCAGGTGCATCACCATTGGGTGCCGCAGCCGTTGCCGGTGGGGTCAGAGCAGGGTGAGGGAGTGATAAGGTGA
- a CDS encoding 5'-deoxyadenosine deaminase codes for MLLIRNARILTMNDRWDVVDGDVAIEDGRIVGIGPRAGHGTTPERVIDARGGLLLPGFVQTHVHLCQTIFRGLADDLRLLDWLRQRVFPLEAAHTPASLQTSARLAVAELLRTGTTTILTMETVHDTEAVLEALTESGIRATVGKCLMDRDAIAPARMQQAVTPGIEEALALHRRWHGAARGRIRVALAPRFALSCSREMLEAVADVAHGSGLLVHTHAAEQRDEVDLVRKLTNGLGNVEYFVDVGLGSARLCLAHCVWVDETEQALLAQHDVKVLHCPGSNAKLGSGIAPVTNLRARGITVSLGADGAACNNRLDMFDEMRLAATLQALRAGPGQLAARDVVWMATRAGARTLGLELEIGSIETGKRADLIVVETHRAHLAPGDDPYSTLVYACHGTDVRTVLVDGEVLVDDFTLSTMDEHAVVDDARREVRALVARARL; via the coding sequence ATGCTCCTCATCCGCAACGCGCGGATCCTGACGATGAACGACCGTTGGGACGTCGTCGATGGCGACGTTGCCATCGAGGACGGCCGCATCGTCGGAATCGGCCCGCGCGCTGGCCATGGTACGACGCCCGAACGAGTGATCGACGCCCGCGGCGGTCTCCTCCTCCCGGGCTTCGTCCAAACGCACGTTCACCTCTGTCAGACGATTTTTCGCGGGCTCGCTGACGACCTGCGGCTGCTCGATTGGCTCCGTCAGCGAGTGTTCCCACTGGAGGCGGCGCACACGCCAGCCTCGTTGCAGACGTCGGCCCGCCTCGCCGTCGCCGAGCTGCTCAGGACCGGTACCACCACGATCCTCACGATGGAGACGGTCCACGACACCGAGGCCGTACTCGAAGCGCTCACCGAGAGTGGTATACGGGCAACGGTCGGCAAGTGCTTGATGGACCGTGACGCCATTGCCCCCGCACGCATGCAGCAGGCCGTCACACCGGGAATCGAGGAGGCGCTCGCGCTGCATCGGCGCTGGCACGGCGCCGCGCGCGGGCGCATCCGCGTGGCGCTGGCGCCGCGGTTTGCGCTGTCGTGCTCGCGCGAGATGCTGGAAGCCGTTGCCGACGTGGCCCATGGCTCCGGACTGCTCGTTCACACCCACGCGGCCGAGCAGCGCGACGAGGTCGATCTCGTGCGCAAGCTGACCAACGGCCTGGGTAATGTCGAGTACTTCGTCGACGTCGGCCTCGGCAGCGCACGGCTCTGCTTGGCGCACTGCGTCTGGGTGGACGAGACCGAGCAAGCACTGCTCGCCCAACACGATGTCAAAGTGCTGCATTGTCCCGGCTCGAACGCGAAGCTCGGATCTGGCATTGCGCCGGTCACCAACCTGCGTGCCCGCGGTATCACCGTCTCACTCGGCGCCGATGGCGCCGCGTGCAACAATCGTCTCGACATGTTCGACGAGATGCGTCTGGCCGCGACGCTCCAGGCCCTCCGGGCAGGGCCGGGACAGTTGGCTGCGCGTGACGTCGTCTGGATGGCAACGCGTGCGGGGGCACGGACGCTCGGTCTCGAGCTGGAGATTGGATCGATCGAGACCGGCAAGCGTGCCGACCTGATCGTCGTGGAGACCCATCGCGCGCACCTCGCCCCGGGTGACGACCCGTACTCGACGCTGGTCTACGCATGCCACGGCACTGACGTCCGCACTGTGCTCGTGGACGGCGAGGTGCTGGTCGACGATTTCACGCTGTCGACGATGGACGAGCATGCGGTCGTCGACGATGCGCGGCGGGAAGTGCGGGCACTGGTCGCACGGGCAAGGCTCTGA
- a CDS encoding CRTAC1 family protein, translating to MSCDSTRRKVLRGLAAVGVSALVPATLLPRSPSPSRRFGQIAPVSRGGLDKALFVDVPPSESGVRWVHDNAMSKARYLPETCGAGCAFVDFDGDGWMDIYLVNSGPSDFFHPTKPISNALYRNNRDGTFTDVTASAGVPGGTFGMGVAAGDYDNDGYPDLFVTAYGRCTLYHNNGDGTFTDVTDKAGVAAPGWTTSAAWFDYDNDGRLDLFVCSFVDFSVENNVFCGDNKLGRTYYCIPRVFNPTPSLLFHNNGDGTFTEVSKDTDIARALGKAFGVVATDINGDGRMDLFVANDTVQNFLFVNRGQSRWEEIALPAEVGFSANGQPRSGMGVDAADFDQDGLEDLFVANIDQELFSLYKNRGDESFADVAHANGVAQATRLMSGWGLKFFDYDNDGNLDLLLANGHPDDMIERYSTHVTYKEPLLLFRNDGSRLHDVSASAGPAFTERYPARGLAVGDYDNDGRLDVLVLNNGAAPLLLRNTSVDDHHWVGLSLEGTTCNRDAVGARITWSAGGVERRRLKTAGGSYLSSHDPREILGLGAAVKMDWVEIKWPAPSNRVERFADLPVDRYNRIVEGKGKGKGGDKVTR from the coding sequence ATGTCATGTGACAGCACGCGGCGCAAGGTCCTGCGCGGTCTCGCCGCAGTGGGCGTGTCCGCCCTCGTGCCGGCGACGCTGCTGCCACGTTCGCCTTCGCCGTCTCGCCGCTTCGGCCAGATCGCTCCGGTGTCGCGCGGCGGGCTCGACAAGGCGCTGTTCGTTGACGTCCCGCCTTCGGAGAGCGGCGTCCGCTGGGTCCACGACAACGCCATGTCCAAGGCGCGGTATTTGCCAGAGACCTGTGGCGCCGGCTGTGCATTCGTCGACTTCGACGGCGACGGCTGGATGGACATCTACCTGGTCAACAGCGGTCCATCCGACTTCTTTCACCCGACCAAACCAATCAGCAACGCGCTCTATCGGAACAACCGCGACGGCACCTTCACCGACGTCACGGCAAGCGCGGGTGTGCCCGGCGGAACGTTTGGCATGGGCGTGGCGGCGGGCGACTATGACAACGACGGCTATCCGGACCTGTTCGTCACGGCGTACGGACGCTGCACCCTGTATCACAACAACGGTGACGGCACCTTCACCGACGTGACCGACAAAGCGGGCGTCGCCGCGCCCGGGTGGACGACGAGCGCGGCCTGGTTCGATTACGACAACGACGGCCGCCTCGATCTCTTCGTGTGCAGCTTCGTCGACTTCTCCGTCGAGAACAACGTCTTCTGCGGCGACAACAAGCTCGGGCGTACCTATTACTGCATCCCTCGTGTGTTCAACCCGACACCGAGTCTCCTGTTTCACAACAATGGCGATGGCACCTTCACGGAGGTCAGCAAGGACACCGACATCGCACGTGCGCTCGGCAAGGCGTTTGGCGTTGTCGCCACCGACATCAACGGTGATGGCCGCATGGATCTGTTCGTCGCGAACGACACCGTGCAGAACTTCCTCTTCGTGAACCGCGGCCAGAGCCGCTGGGAGGAGATTGCCTTGCCCGCGGAGGTCGGTTTCAGCGCCAACGGTCAGCCACGCTCCGGAATGGGCGTCGACGCCGCGGACTTCGATCAGGACGGCCTCGAAGATCTCTTCGTCGCGAACATCGACCAGGAGCTGTTCTCTCTCTACAAGAATCGGGGTGACGAGTCATTTGCCGACGTCGCGCATGCCAATGGGGTGGCCCAGGCCACGCGCCTCATGTCCGGGTGGGGGCTCAAGTTCTTCGACTACGACAACGACGGCAACCTGGATCTCTTGCTGGCGAACGGCCATCCGGACGACATGATCGAGCGCTACTCGACGCACGTGACCTACAAGGAGCCGCTGCTGCTGTTCAGGAACGACGGCTCACGCCTTCACGATGTCAGTGCCAGCGCCGGGCCGGCCTTCACAGAACGCTACCCCGCGCGCGGTCTGGCCGTCGGCGACTATGACAACGACGGGCGCCTGGACGTCCTGGTGCTCAACAACGGCGCGGCTCCGCTGCTGTTGCGGAACACCAGCGTTGATGACCATCACTGGGTCGGCCTGTCGCTGGAAGGGACGACGTGCAACCGTGATGCGGTCGGTGCACGGATCACGTGGTCGGCCGGCGGCGTCGAGCGGAGACGCCTCAAGACGGCCGGCGGCAGCTATCTCTCCTCACACGATCCGCGCGAGATTCTCGGGCTGGGTGCTGCGGTGAAAATGGACTGGGTCGAAATCAAATGGCCCGCGCCAAGCAATCGTGTCGAGCGTTTCGCGGATCTCCCGGTCGATCGCTATAACCGTATCGTGGAAGGGAAGGGGAAGGGGAAGGGCGGTGACAAGGTGACAAGGTGA